The Candidatus Polarisedimenticolaceae bacterium DNA window CGCCGATCCTCGACCTCAAGTACGGGCGTCGCCTCGGGATGGCTCCGACGGCGCACGCGTTGTCGATGGAGGCGGTCGCCTTCACCGCGGCGTCGGAGGTGCCGTACGAGGAGGCCGAGCGGGAGGCGGTCGCGCTGATCCTGAGCGTTCTCGGCGTGCACACCCAGGACACCGCCAGCGGCGATTTCTCGCTGTCGGCTCCGCAGGCATGGTCACGGAAGGGCGGGCGCGTGAAGGCCACGATCTCCGGGAACCTGTTCGCGCTCCTGCGTGATCCGGGGACGACGCTCGTCCGGTTCGAGGACGAGACGACGCCGGGGCTTCTCGTGACCTGCCGGATCGATCCGAGGTAGGCGCGTCCCTATCCCCCGGGACGTCCGCTTTCGATCGCCGCGGCGAGCTCCTCCGGCCGTTGCGAGCCGATCAGCAGGAGCGTGCCGTCCCGCAGCTCCAGCTCGACGCCCCGATCCCCGCTGACGTTGTAGGCCCAGCCCTTCGCCCCGATCCGGATCCCCCACCCTCCGTAGTCCCGGATCGGCCGGTACGTCACCGCACGCGCCGCGCGGACATCCCGGAGATCGACGATCCGCGGCTTCCCGTGGAACGGGAAGAACCGGTAGGTCAGCGTCGCGCCCTGGACTTCCACCCGCAGCCATGGGACGAGAAAGCTCACCGCGACGGTGACGCTCACCACGATGAGACTCCCTCCTGTGACCCTCGAGGGAGCGCTCCGCGCGGCAATCAACATCACCACGCCGATCAGGCCGGGGATGGCACCGAGGAGCATCCCCACACGACCCAGCGAGGACGAGCGGAAGGTCTGCGTCTCGACGAACGGCGCCATCGGGATCCTCCGACTCCTTGCCGGCGATCCTAGCTCCGGTATCCTCCCCTCCGTGCTTGACGATCGTCAGCCCGCCCGCCGCTCCGACCCCGTCGAACGGGCCGTGCGGACCTGCCCGAACTGCGGGAAGGAGCTCGCCGAGCGGAAGTGCAAGCTCTACTGCCCGGATCCCGCCTGCGGGTACTACCTGAGCTGCGCGGACTACTACTGACCCTCGCTTGACAGGTCCCCCGGGCCATCCCACAAGACCCCTCGTCGCGGCGCGGTTTTCCGCGAGACGGGAGGTGTGCGGATGCGAGCCGATCGGTTCACCCTGAAAGCCCAGGAAGCCCTGCAGGAGGCGCAGGCTTCCGCGGCCGGCTCCGGCCACGCCGAAGTCCGCCCGCTCCATCTCCTCGTCGCCGTCGCCCGCCAGAAGGAAGGAATCGTCGGCCCGATCCTGGAGAAGCTCGGGGCCGACCCGCGAGCCGTCGCCTCGGCGGCGGAGGAACGGCTCGAGTCCCTCCCCCGCGTGCAGGGACAGCCCGACACGCACGTCTCCCGGGCGCTCGCGGAGGTCCTGACGACCGCCGAGGCCGCCGCCAAGGAGTTCGGCGACGAGTACCTCTCGACCGAGCACCTCCTCCTCGCCATGGTCCGCGGAACCGGCGAGGCGGCCGAGATCCTGAAGAAGCTCGGGGCGACCCCCGACAACGTGCTGCACGCCCTGCGCGCCGTGCGCGGGTCGAGCCGCGTCACCGACCAGAACCCCGAGGACAAGTACCAGGCGCTTCGGAAGTACGCGCGCAACCTGACCGATCTGGCGAGGCGCGGGAAGATCGACCCCGTGATCGGCCGCGACGACGAGATCCGCCGCACGCTGCAGATCCTCGGCCGGCGAACGAAGAACAATCCGGTGCTCGTGGGCGACCCGGGCGTCGGGAAAACCGCGATCGTCGAGGGGATCGCCAAGCGCATCGCCGACGGCGACGTCGCGGAGTCGTTGCGCGACAAGGACGTCGTCGCCCTCGACCTCGGGGCCCTGATCGCGGGCTCGAAGTACCGCGGCGAGTTCGAGGACCGGCTCAAGGCCGTGCTCAAGGAAATCCAGGACGCCGACGGGCGCGTGATCCTCTTCATCGACGAGCTGCACACCCTCGTCGGGGCCGGCGCCGCCGAAGGGGCGGTCGACGCGGCGAACCTCCTGAAGCCCGCGCTCGCGCGCGGCGAGCTGCGCTGCATCGGCGCGACGACCCTCAACGAATACCGCAAGCACATCGAGAAGGACGCGGCGCTCGAGCGACGGTTCCAGCCGGTGATGGTGGGCGAGCCCTCCGTCGAGGACACGATCTCCATCCTCCGGGGACTGCGCGAGCGGTACGAGACCCACCACTCCGTGAAGATCCAGGACGCGGCGCTCGTCGCGGCGGCGACCCTGTCGCACCGCTACATCGCCGACCGGTTCCTCCCCGACAAGGCCATCGACCTCGTGGACGAGGCGGCGGCGCGCCTGAAGATGGAGATCGAGTCGGTCCCGACCGAGGTGGACGAGGTCCAGCGCCAGGTCACCCGCCTCGAGATCGAGCGGCAGGCGTTGAAGCGAGAGACCGACGCCCCTTCGGCGGAGCGCCGCGACAGGCTCGAGGGCGAGCTCGCCGACCTCCAGGAGCGGCTGAAGGGGCTGAAGGCCCGCTGGTCGTCCGAGAAGGAGGCGATCGGCCGGATCGGCGCGCTGAAGAAGAAGATCGAGGAGACGCGGATCGAGGCCGAACGCGCGGAGAAGGAGTCCGTACTCGACCGCGCGGCGGAGCTGCGTTACGGGATCGTCCCGAAACTCGAGCACGAGCTCGCGGACGAGAATGCGAAGCTCGCCGACCTCCAGCGGGACGGCGCGATGCTCAAGGAAGAGGTCGGGGAGGAAGACATCGCCGCGGTCGTGTCGAAATGGACCGGGATTCCGGTGGCGAGGATGCTCGAGGGGGAGGCGACGAAACTCGTCCACCTCGAGGACGAGCTGCACCGCCGGGTCGTCGGCCAGGACGAGGCGGTCGCCGCGGTCTCAACCGCCGTCCGCCGGGCGCGGGCGGGCCTCAAGGACCCCGATCGGCCGATCGGCTCGTTCCTGTTCCTCGGACCGACGGGGGTCGGAAAGACCGAGCTGGCCCGGGCGCTCGCGGCGAACCTGTTCGACGACGAGAAGGCGATGATCCGCCTGGACATGAGCGAGTACCAGGAGCGCCACACGGTCGCTCGGATGATCGGGGCCCCTCCCGGGTACGTCGGCCACGACGAAGGGGGCCAGCTCACCGAGGCGGTCCGGCGCAGGCCGTACACGGTGGTCCTGCTCGACGAGATCGAGAAGGCGCACGCCGAGGTCTTCAACGTGCTGCTGCAGGTCCTCGACGACGGGCGGCTCACCGACGGGAAGGGGCGCACGGTCGACTTCCGCAACACGATCGTGATCATGACCTCGAACCTCGGGTCGGACCTGATCCTCGAGCGCACCGGGGAGCGGCCGAACCTGCTCAAGGCCGAGCTCGAGGGGATGCTGCGCCGTTCCTTCCGGCCCGAGTTCCTGAACCGGATCGACGACGTGATCGTCTTCGGGTCGCTGACCCCGGACGACCTCCTGAAGATCGTCGACCTGCAGCTCGAGCGGCTGCGGGCGATCCTCGCCCCGCGCCGGATCGAGCTGGAGGTGACTCCGCAGGCCAAGCAGCGCCTGGCGGAGGCCGGTTACGACCCCGCCTACGGGGCGCGGCCGCTAAAGCGGACGATCCAGAAAATGATCCAGGACCCCCTGGCCCTGAAGCTCCTCGAAGGGTCGATCGCGCAGGGAAACGTCGTCGTCGCGGAGTCGAACGGCCAAGGGATCACCCTGACGGCTGGCGGCGTGACCGTACAATAAGCGGTCGGGTCGTCCGTTTCGCGACCCGGGGAGCGCGCGATGGCGATCCAGCGCTGGGATCCGGTCCGGGATCTGGTTCAGCTCCAGGAGCGGTTCAACCGCCTGTTCGACGACGTGCTCGCGCGTTCGGGAGCGGTGCGCGAGGCGGAGTCGGCGGCGCGCACCGGCTGGAGGCCGTCGACCGACGTGTTCGAGGAGCCCGCGCGGTACGTCGTGCGCGTCGACCTCCCGGGCGTCCCTCCGTCGGACGTCGAGATCGAGGTCGAGGAGACCGCACTGCACGTCCGCGGGGAGCGCCGGATGGACCTCGGGGTCCCGCGCGACGCGTACCTGCGCTCCGAACGGCCGCAGGGAGGGTTCGGCGTCAGCCTGCAGATCCCGGCGTCGGTCGATCGTGCGAGGATCGAGGCGGCCCACCGGGACGGGGTCCTGGAGATCGTCCTTCCCAAGCGGAAGGACGAGGGGCCGGCGCGGGTGAAGGTCGACGTCAAGTGATGCGGTGAAGGAAGGCATGAACGACACCAACGAGAAGGACGAGCCGACGATCAAGGTCGAGGACCGGCGTTTCTGGGCCCGGGGCGAGACCGACGAGCCCGAAACGCCTCCCGCGGCGAACCCCGAGCTCGAGGCCGCCCTCGCCCGCGCGGAGGCCGCCGAGAAGCGCCTGTACGACCTGAGCGCGGCGGTCACGCAGATGCGTCAGGAGCAGGAGGCGATGCGCCAGCGTGTCGAGCGCGACCTCGACCGGCGCGTCGCCGGCAAGTTCGGCGACGTCGTCGAGGGGGTCCTTCAGGCGCTCGACGACCTCGACCTCGCGATCGAGCACGCGAAGGGGAACCCCGCCGCGGAGGCCTTCGCGCACGGCGCCGCCATCGCGCGGGACCGGTTCGTCGCCGCCCTGCAGCGCGGCGGCGTCGAGCGTATGGACCTGGACGGCACGGAGTTCGACCCGAACGTCGCCGAGGCGCTCGCCGCCGAGCCGGTGGAGGACCCGTCGAAGCATCACACGGTCCTCCGGACGATGCGACCCGGGTACCGGCTCGGCGATCGGGTCCTGCGCGCGGCCCGCGTGATCGTGGGTCGCGCGTGAGTCGCTTCGGGCTTTACGTCCGCTTCACACGCCCGTTCACCCTGATGCCTCCGCTTCTGGGGGTGGTCTCCGGCGCGATCACCGCATGGGGATCGGCGTCGAACCCCCACGTCCTCGCGGGTCTCCCCCGCCAGTGGACCTGGAGCATCGTCTCGACGATCGTCCTCGGCTCGTTGTGCGCCGCGCTCCTCAACGCCGCCTCGAACGTCATCAACCAGGTCTACGACCTCGAGAACGACCGAATCAACAAGCCCGAGCGGCCGCTTTGCACCGGGGAGATCTCCGTGCGCGCGGCGTGGTGGTACTCGGTCGCGCTCTACGTCGTCGCCGTGCTCCCGACGTGGCTCGTCGTGATCTGGCCCGCGCGGACGCTCGCCGAGAAGGCGGCCGCCGAGCTCCATCTGCACCAGTGTTTCTTCATCTACATCGCCGGGATGATCTTCACGTTCATCTACAGCGCGCCGGCGTGGGGTCGGACGAAGGCGAACGCGTTCCTCGCGAACCTCACGATCGCGATCCCGCGCGGTTGCCTGCTGAAGGTCGCCGGCTGGTCGATGGTCGCGTCGGTCTTCCACGTCGAGCCGTGGTTCATCGGGACGATCTTCTTCCTCTTCCTGATCGGCGCCGCGACGACCAAGGACTTCTCGGACATGAAGGGGGACGAGGCGGCCGGCTGCCGGACCCTTCCCATCCGCTACGGCGTGCGGAACGCGGCCCGGATGATCGCGCCGTTCTTCGTCTTCCCGTGGCTGCTGATCCCGATCGGGGCGTTCGTGCCCGATCCGTTCTGGCCCGACCACACGATCCTGACGGGAAACAAGGGGATGCTCGTGGCCCTGGGCGCGCTCCTGTCGGTCTGGGGGGCCTACACCGTCTACCTGATCCTGAAGAACCCGGACGACCTGGCCACGACCGAGAACCACCCGTCGTGGACGCACATGTACCTGATGATGATGGCGGCGCAGGTCGGGTTCGCCCTGGCGTACCTCGTCTAACCGGCCAGCCCCGCCAGCGCCAGCGCCACGAGACCGCCGACCACGGTGTTGGTGAAGTTGACGATCTCGTTGTCGATCAACTTGACCTTCTCGAAGGTGGCGCCGAGGAACGACTCGAGCGTCGTGCCCACGAACGCCGCCACCGCGACGATCCCGACCCCGGGCCCGTCGATGAGCCCGGTCGCCCACGCGACCGCTCCCACGACGAGCGAGCCGGCGATGCCGGCGAGCGTCCCCTCGAGCGAGACGGCGCCGTCGGTCCCCGCCTTCACCCGCTCGAGGGTCGTCACGAGGAAATGCCGCTTCCCGTACGCCTGCCCGATCTCGGAGGCGACGGTGTCCGAGGCCTTCGTCGCGAAGGCGGCGACGAGGGCGAGGAGGAATCCCTCGGGCCGGCCCGTCGCGACGGCGAGGAACGCGAACGCGAGACCCGCCGTCGTGTTCGCGAGGGCGTGTTTGGCGCTGCGCCGGCCGCCTTTCTCCTGGGCAATCCCGAGCGCCGCTTTCCTGGCGTAGCCGAGCTTCGTGCAGGCGGTCCCGAGCACGAAGAACGTGAAGAGCATCAGGAAGCCGCGCCAGCCCGAGAAGCCGTAGAGGAGCGTGCCGAGCATCCACCCCACGATCGCTCCGGAGGTGCCGACCCCGCGCGCGGCGAAAGCCGCGACCGCGAGGACGGCGTTGACGCCGGCGCCGACGAGCAGGTCGCGCGACATCGTGGGCCACGCGTCGACGAGGGCCTGCGGCTCGACGAAGGTCGCGGCCAGAAGCGTCGCCCCGCCCACGACGGGGACCAGGATGTTGTCGTCGATCCCGGTGCGCAGCGACTCCGCGACCCCCGCCGCGAGCGCCGCGGCGAAACACCCGCCCAGCAGCAGGATCGGATCCCAGTGCGGCTGCGCCGCGTCGAGGAACGACGCGCCGATCCACGTGACGGGCCGGCCGGCGGCGCCGTCGAGGGCGCCGTGCTGGACCCATCGCAGAAGCCACGCCGAGGTCGCGCCGCCCCAGAGAACGAAGGCGACGAACCCCGCCCAGGACTTGCCGGGGTTCCAGGGCAGTTTCGGCCCTCGCAGGATCGTCCCGGCGACCGCCGCCATCCCGTCGCCGAAGGCGATGAGCGCCCAGACGGCGGCGGCGAGCTCGAGCCTGTCGCGGAACACGACGAGCAACGCGAGCACGGCGGCGGGGTACAGGGCGATGCCGAGGGAGTACCCGCGGTCGCGCTCTCCCTCGCGCAGGAGCGCGCGTTTCGTCAGGCGATGGAGCAGGAACAGGTTGAACGTCAGCGCGACGAGCGCGCAGAGCATCGCCTGACCGGGCGTGAGCCAGCGCAGCAGCAGGGCGAAGCCGCCCATCGCGACGTGAACGGCCTTGCGGACGAGCTCCGTCCTCGATCCCGACACCGCATCCCCCCGTCCGGCGCGTCAGCTCCGCGGAAGCGCCCCGGTCTCGCGCAGCCACGCCACCGTGCGCGCCACGCCGTCCTCGAGCGGGCGCGCAACATACCCCAGCTCCCGGATCGCGCGCTCCGAACGGTACGCCCATTCGTGGCGGTAGATCTCGACTTCGCGCTCGGTGAGCTGCGGCTGGATTCCGAACCACGTCGCGCCGAGGCGCTGGAGCCTTCCGATCCCCGACGCCACGCCGTAGGGAATCTTGACCCTGGGGGGAGCGATCCCCGTCTCCCGGGCGAAGAGCGCGAACAGGTCGTTGAGCGTCCGGTTGTCGCCGCCCAGGACGTACGCCGACCCGGCGGCGGCTCGCTCGGTCGCCGCGACCACCCCGTGGGCGACGTCCTCGACGAACGCGAAGCACCAGCGACGATCGCCGGGGCCGAGCATCCCCGGGAGCTTCCCGCGCGCGTGCTGCAGGAGCGTGGCGACGACGTGGTTCCCCTCGGTCAGCGCCCCGGGGCCGTAGATCACGCCGGGATAGAGCCGGACGACGGGAAGCCCCGCCCCCGCCGCTTCGCGGGCGAGCCGGTCCGCGGCGAGCTTGGTGCGCTCGTAGTCGTTGAAAGGGCCGAGCGCGGGGCGGGGCGTGTCCTCGTCGAACTCGGTCCCGTCCGTGGGCCCGAGGGCGAAGAACGACGACACGTAGACGAGCTTCGCCCCGGTGGCCCGCGACGCGTCGAGGGCGCTCGAGAACCCTCCGACGTTCACGCGATCGAACTGCGACGCATCCCGCACCCAGACCTTGACCAGCGCCGCGGCGTGCACGATCGCGTCGCACCCGTCCGCGGCCTTCCGGAACGCGGCGGCATCGGTCGCGTCGCCGACGGCGGTCTCCGCCTCCGACGGTCGCGACGTCCAGCGCGACGGCTCGCGCACGAATCCACGCACCCGGTGCCCGGACGCCGCGAGCGCGGTCGCGACGCGCCCTCCCAGAAAGCCGGTGACCCCCGAAACCAGGATTCTCACTGTTGCGTCCCCCGCCAGTCGATCAGCTTGCCGATGCCGCGCAGGTCGATCGTGAAACGGAAATCGCGTCGCTCCGCACCCGTGAAGTCGCGCTTCAGGTACTCGGCCAGGAAGCCGCAGCACTGCAGGTAGTACTCGAGGCGCCACACCTGCTCGGGGATCTTCGTCTCCCCGGCTGGAGCGTCCGGGTTGAAGGTCCCCTCCACGTCGAATCGCACGCGGCCGTCCCAGAGCGTCGCCCCGGTCGCCAGGCGCATCTGCGTCGAATCGGCGGCACCCACCGCGAGGCCGGGGGTGCTCGTCAGCGTGAACGAACCCCGGAACGCGTCGCTCCGGTACGCGCCGGACAAGGAGAGGCTCCGGAGGCGGTCGTAGAGGATGTCGTACGAGGTGCGAAGGTCGAGACTCACGTTGGGGAGCGGGTTCAGCCGGCCGCTGAGCGCAACCGGCGAGCGACGCGACACCGACTCGTTGGAGCCGTCGCGATCGAGGTCGGCGAAGCTCAGGTCGTTGAGGAACGACCGGGTTTGCGAGATCTCCACGCTGGCGATCTCGACCGGCTCCTGCGGCGGCGGAGGCTCGGTCGCCGGCTGGAGCGCCTGCGCGGATTCGGAGGGGGGCGCGGCGGTATCGCTGGCCTCCCGCACGGGGCCCCCGGAGACGTCCGGAACGAGGATGCGCTCGCCTTCGTCCACCGGGGCCGGCGGACGGGAGCGGGGGCGCTGCGCGAACAGGCGCGAGCGCACGCCGTAGCTCACCTGGTCCAACGCCCCGATGAGACGATCGACCTCGTCGTAGACGAGGATCTCGGCGGAGCGATCGAAGGTCTCCTGGTGCGCGTACGTGACCCGCGGCTCGATGGTGTGTTTGTAGCGTTTGGAGAACTTCCCGCCCGGCTTTTCGATGATGCGGAACAGCTTCGGCCCGACGAGCTCGATGCCGCCCCCCGCGACGAATCGCGACAGGCCGGTGTCGAGGACCTCGATCGGATCGTCGGCGTCGGTCGGCGGCGTCTGGCTCTGCGTCCAGTGCGTCATGCGGATGTTGACGCTCGGGTTGATGTCGAGCCAGGGAAAAGGCGAGAAAGGGGCCGAGAGGGTCGGGAACAGGTCGCCGCGACGGTAGTCGGCGTCGATCCGGTCCGATCGCTGCTGGATGCTCGCGACCGAGGCCTCGTAGGTGAAATAGAGCGGCGTCCGCCCGAGCCTTCGGCTCCTGCCGCGCCATTCGATCTCCGGGAACGTCTGCTGGACCTTGCTCGTCTCGACGCAGACGACCCCGTCGCACTCCTGGAACAGCTGCTCGCGGCGCAGCTCGCGCACGTTGATGCTGGTCCACGCGCCGTTGCGGGAGAACTCCAGGCGCCCCAGGATCGTCGGCGACGACACGAGGTTGATCGAGCTCTCGTAGTCGTTGTAGAAGTCGAAGTCGCTGATCTGGTTGACGTCCGCGACCATGCGGAAGCCGTTGAGGAAGGTCTGCGTCTGCTGGTAGCTCCACTTCCACCGCGCCTCGCCGGAGACCTGGTCGTCGATGTAGAACCCGGCGACGTCGAGGTCCCCGGAGGGGTTCGGCTTCGCGCGGAACCTCCCGCCCCCTCCGAACCCGGCCCGGGTGTAGTACTCGCCCGTGAGCGTCAGGTCGGCGCTGTCGCCCAACGGGATGAACAGCGACTGGCGGTAGACGTTTCCCCGATTGAGCGTCGATCCGAAGTCCGGGAACAGCAACCCCGCGGCGCGATCGCTCTTCACGGGCCAGAGGAAATACGGGAGGTAGACGAGCGGGAGTTGCTTGGCGCGGAACCGGACGTTGCGCATCCGCGCGTAGCGCTCGAGCCGGACGTCGGCGTGGGAGATCGCGATCGACCAGTAGGGGGTCGGCTGCGTGCAGGTCGAGATCACCGCCGTCTCGAGCAGGACGCGGTCTTCCCCTTTCTTGGTCACCCGGCGCGCGGTGAAGAAGAACTCGGCGCGCCCGGCGTTCGACTCGGGAACGAACTGGCCGCTCGCGTCGTCGATCGTGCCGTCTCCGGACTCGAGGTCGTAGTCGAGGCGGGCGCCGGCGATCCGGTTGCGCTGCCACACCACGAGGACGTTCCCCTCGCCGACCGCGTTCTTCCCCGCGACGCGGATGCGATCGGCCTGGACCCGCGTTCCGTTCTCCTTCACGGTGATCGTGACGTCCCCTTCGGCCTCGTAGCTCCGGTCGGCGCTTTCCCGGATCGAGCGCGCGCAGAGGTCGACCCCTCCTTCGAGGGTGACCCGGGCGAACGCCGCGGGACACGCAGGTTCGAGCGCCGTGGCCTGCGCCCGCACGACGTCGGCCGCGGCGAGGACCGCGCCGAGCGCCAGGACCAGCCGGAGCGCCCGGGCCATCAGAACTGGTCCAGATACGGGAGGAACGCGGCCTCGGCATCGAGCAGGTCCGCGGTCGGGGAGGTCGCGTCCAGCGCCCGGAGCATCGGGACGGCGCGCATCCTCGCGACCTGGCGCAGCCCCCATTCGGGAACGAGGGCCGCCTGGGAGCGGGGGATCCAGCCGAAGACCCTGCGCAGCCCGCGCGCGCGCGCTTCGGCCGCGGCAACGCGCAGCAGCTGGGCGAGGGTGTCCGGATCCGCGTCCACCGCACCCGCCTCCCGGAGTTCCCACTCCCCCTCGCCCTCGACGGCCACGACGTACCCCGCGAAACGTCCGTCCCGTGTCGCCACGCGGTACCGGCGGCTGAGGTCCGAACCGTCGAACCGCGCGAAGTACGAGCGCGCGCGTTCCAGCAGGAACCGCCAGTGCGCGAGATCGCGCAGGACCGCGATCGGCCGCGTGGCGCACCACGCGTCGTGCGCCTCCGCCACTGCGGGAAGGTCCTCCGGCAGCATGGGCCTGAGCGACCAGCCGACCAGTCCCCTCGGGGCGCGGGCGAGGGTGCCGTGCGCCTCCTCGGCGGGGAGCTCCCGGAAACCGAGCGAGGCGTAATAGCCGGTTCCGATGTCCGAGAAGAGCATCGCCGGTCCGTCGCCCGCGGCGGCGGCCTCCTCGAGGACACGCATCAGCATCGCGGCCGCGTGCCCCCGGCGGCGACGCGCCCGGGGGGTGAAGACGGCACCGATCGCACAGGCCCGACGGGTCCGCCCCCGCAGGCGCACGCGCGGGCGGTACAACTTCATGCTCGACAGGATGGGACCGTCCCCTTCCGTCCAGACGAGGAACCGGAGGTGGTCCCGGCCCCAAGCGGTGCGCCGCAGGTCCTCCCAAAGGCCGTGATAACCGGTGAAGTCGAGACCCGCGCCCCACAGCGCGTGCGACTCTTCATAGACGGCTTCGATCTGGTCGGAGCGGGCGACGTTGAGGGTCGGCACCCGCCTAGTTTACTCGGCGCCCTCGCGGGGGCACCGGCAACGGGAAAGTCGCCGATTGCACGCGAAGCAGTAGCCGTGACGCTCGAAGTACTCGACCATCTCCTGCTGCCACGCGTCGAGGATCGACAGCCGGTCCAGGACGGTCAATTGTCCGGACACGCTGGTGTCGCCCAGCCAGCCGCGCATGTTCGACAGGGAATCGTGGTACGCCTGCCGGAGCCGGAAGATCTCGGGATCGAGTTCGATCACGGCGTCAATGTACCGAGAGGCGCGCCGCGGCTCCAGACATTTCGCGGACCCGTGCGGCCCCGGTGCAGCGGCCACGCCGACTGTGGATTACCTGTGGAAACCGGCGCGAAACGGAAGATCCCCCCTGTGGACGGCCTGTGGATACGAAACCACGGCGAAGGCATCAACCCCTTATCTAGCAAGGGCTTGGAGGGGTGCTTGCGTTATGCACATGCGCATGTCGCGGCCGCCGAACGGGGCCCAGGACGTTTTCCACAACAAAAAGGCCGGGGCGTGAGCCCCGGCCTTCGTTGCAGTCGATGGGTCGTGGGGTTACCCCAGGAACTCGCGCAGGTCCTTGCACTCCTGAGCCTGCTGGATCTTCTTCAGCGCCGTGGCTTCGATCTGCCGCACCCGCTCGCGGCTGAGGCCCATCACGCGGCCGATCTCCTCGAGCGTGAACGGCATGTCGCGTCCGATGCCGAAGCGAAGGCGGATGATCTCGATCTCCCGCGGGTTCAGCACGCGCAGCGTCGCCTCGATCTTCTCGCGGAGCTCCCGATCGACCGTCTTCTCGAGGGGAGACGGGGCGTTCGGGTCGGCGACGAAGCGAAGCAGGCTCGGCGCGTCGTCGTCCGCGGAGAGCTCGTCGAGCGCCTGCGGCTCCTGGACGACGCCGAGGATCTCCTCGACCTTCGCGACCGGCATCCGGAGCTTCTTCGCGATCTCCGGCGGGGTCGGCTTGCGGCCGAGAGTCTCGCCGAGCTCCCGGCTGACGCGGGCGATCTTCTTGATCTTCTCGTTGACGTGCACCGGAATGCGGATGATCCGCGCCTTGTCCGCGATCGCCCGCTCGATGGCCTGCTTGATCCACCAGTACGCGTACGTCGAGAACTTGTTGCCGCGCTCGTATTCGAACTTCTCGACGGCCTTCATCAGGCCGATGTTCCCCTCCTGGATCAGGTCCATGAAGGAGATCCCGTGGTTCAGGTACTTCTTGGCGATGTGGACCACGAGGCGGAGGTTCGCCAGGATCAGCGCGTCACGGGCATGGTCGACGTGGCGCTTGTGCTCGCGCCCCTCGCGCAGGACCAGCGAGACCTTGGGCTCGCGGTGCTCCCGCTCGTACCGGACGAGCCGGCCCCAGAAGGTCTCGAGGTCGTCGAGCGGCCACTCGCGCCCGCGCTTGGGACCGTCCTGGTCCCCTTCGAGCACGTAGTCCCGGACGTGTACGGGGAGCTTCACCGCGAGCTTCGCGAGCCCCTCACGCCCCTCCTGAAGCTCACGCGCCAGGGCGACTTCCTTGTGCTCGTCGATGAGCGGGGTCGCACCCATCTCCCGCAGGTAGATCGGGAGGATCGCCGCCGTCGGACGATCGGTTTCGGTCGCCGGAGCGTTCTTCCGCCGGCGGGCGGCCCTCTGCGCGGCCTCGATCTCGGCCTGCGCCTCGGCCACCGCGTCCGCGGCGTTCGGGTCGAACTCGACCATCTCGTCCAGTGTCATCTTGCGCGCCATGAACTCTCCGAAAGAAAAATACCGATTCGGGACTCCAAACCAATGAAAGATCCGCGCCAGCCCGGTCCACGGGCGAACCACGTCCAACGGTGTCGGAAAAACGGCGCGAACGTGATGGAATTCCCGAACTCCCCCGTGCCGCGTCGATGTCGCTGTCACCGCATCGCGCGCAATTAACCACTCCAAGTTGGCCGAGTTACAGCGCTCGCGCGAAAAGTGCGCCGTTGTGACGTGTCCCGTTCCCTCCACGTGTGCTACGGTGCGCCGTTTCCCGAGGAACGGATGCGTACCGTCCGCGTGGCCTTGGCCCAGATCGCCCCGAAACTCGGGGACCTTCCAGCGAATCTCGCCCTCCATCTCGACTTCGTGCGCAGGGCCCGCCGTGAACGGGCGCAACTCGTGGTGTTTCCGGAGCTTTCCCTCACGGGGTACCTCCTCCGGGACCAGGTTCCGGAGGTGGCGGTGCGGCTCGACGACCGTCGCCTCACCCCGCTCCTCAAGGCCTCGAACGGAGTCGACATCCTCTTCGGCGGCGTGGAGGAGGCAGATGGGCACCGGTTCCACAACGCCGCCGTGTACCTCTCGAAGGGACGGGTCGTCC harbors:
- a CDS encoding sigma-70 family RNA polymerase sigma factor, with the protein product MARKMTLDEMVEFDPNAADAVAEAQAEIEAAQRAARRRKNAPATETDRPTAAILPIYLREMGATPLIDEHKEVALARELQEGREGLAKLAVKLPVHVRDYVLEGDQDGPKRGREWPLDDLETFWGRLVRYEREHREPKVSLVLREGREHKRHVDHARDALILANLRLVVHIAKKYLNHGISFMDLIQEGNIGLMKAVEKFEYERGNKFSTYAYWWIKQAIERAIADKARIIRIPVHVNEKIKKIARVSRELGETLGRKPTPPEIAKKLRMPVAKVEEILGVVQEPQALDELSADDDAPSLLRFVADPNAPSPLEKTVDRELREKIEATLRVLNPREIEIIRLRFGIGRDMPFTLEEIGRVMGLSRERVRQIEATALKKIQQAQECKDLREFLG